The Streptomyces cathayae DNA segment ACGACCCGCACCCGTTCCCGGATGCCTTCGGGCTCCCGGGCGAGCGCCGCACGCGCGGCGGCGAGCAGCTCCGGATCCCGCTCGAGACCGGTCACCGAGTGACCGGCCCGCGCCAGCCGCAGCGCCTGCGAGCCCCGGCCCATGCCGACGTCGAGCACGCGCAGCCGCCGCCCGACCGGGAACCGCCCCGCTATCTGCTCGTCCAGCTGACGGGCCGCCAGCTCCAGCCGTACGACCTCCCGCAGGCCACCGGGCTCGCCCGGCCCGCCAGGCCCGCCGGTCCCGACCGGCGAGGCCGGCGCGGGCACCACGGACTGCGCCGGACGCACCGCCGGGCCCGCCGAGGGCGCCCGGCCCTCGGCGAACGGCAGGGTGCTCAGGGCTGCTCTCCGCGCTTGACCTGGGGCTTGGGCAGCCGCAGCCGGCGCATCTGGAGCGAACGCATCAGGGCGTAGGCGACGGCACCGCGCCGGTTGTCGGTGGGGAAGCGCTCGGCCAGCCGCTTCTTCAGCCGGAAGCCGGTCACGATGGAGTCGAGCACGATCGTCACGATCACGAGCAGCCACAGCAGCAGCGCGATGTTCTGCAGCTGGGGGACCCGGACCATGCTCAGCACCAGGATGATCACGGCCATCGGCAGGAAGTACTCCGCGATGTGGAACCGCGAGTCGACGAAGTCGCGCGCGAAGCGGCGCACCGGCCCCTTGTCACGAGCGGGCAGGTAGCGCTCGTCGCCGCTGGCCAGCGCCTGGCGCTGACGCTCCATCGCGGCCCGGCGCTCGTCTCGCTGCCGTTTGCTCGCCTCCTTGCGCGTCATCGACGTGTTGGCCACGCTGCGACGCTGGGTCTGGGCCACGCTGCGCTTGGGCGTGGGACGGCCCTTGGGGGCCTCCGGGTGGCGGGTCTGATTGGAGTCGGTCACCGCCGCCTTGTCGGCGTGGGCCTTCTCTTCCTTGGCACGGCTACGGAACACAAAACCCAAGGGTACGGGGTATCCGGGGTTGGATCCCAGTCCCGGGGGGAACGATCCGGCAACACCAGTCGTCTGTAGAAGGACAGGCAGAGGGGACGTTGTGCACGTCTTGGGGTGTGTTGTCCCGTCCGCCCCGGGGTTCACCTACTCCCTGGGCCGGATCGGGCGGCCGCTCAGTCGTCCTTGGGGATGAGCGCATCCGTCCCCGAACAGTGCGGTAATGGATGCAGGGCCCGTACTGTGGGTTCTGTCGCAGAGCTGTGAGCCGGAGTCCGTCAGAAGGGGGCGCGCGAAGCCCATGAGCGGTGTCATGAAGCGTATGGGGATGATCTTCCGCGCGAAGGCGAACAAGGCCCTTGACCGGGCCGAGGATCCGCGCGAGACCCTCGATTACTCGTACCAGAAGCAGCTGGAGCTGCTCCAGAAGGTCCGGCGCGGTGTCGCCGACGTGGCGACCAGCCGCAAGCGTCTGGAGCTCCAGCTCAACCAGCTCCAGTCCCAGTCGGGCAAGCTGGAGGACCAGGGGCGCAAGGCGCTCGCGCTGGGCCGGGAGGACCTGGCCCGCGAGGCGCTCTCCCGCCGTGCCGCCCTCCAGCAGCAGGTGACCGATCTGGAGACGCAGCACGCCACGCTCCAGGGCGAGGAGGAGAAGCTCACCCTCGCGGCCCAGCGGCTGCAGGCCAAGGTCGACGCCTTCCGCACGAAGAAGGAGACCATCAAGGCCACGTACACGGCGGCCCAGGCGCAGACCCGGATCGGCGAGGCATTCTCCGGCATCTCCGAGGAGATGGGCGACGTCGGGCTGGCGATCCAGCGCGCCGAGGACAAGACCGCCCAGCTCCAGGCGCGGGCCGGCGCCATCGACGAACTGCTCGCCTCCGGCGCCCTGGACGACCAGTCCGGCATGCACAAGGACGACATCCAGGCCGAGCTGGACCGGCTCTCGGGTGGTACGGATGTGGAGCTGGAGCTGCAGCGCATGAAGGCCGAGCTGGCGGGAGGCCCCTCCGCCGGGCAGCAGGCCATCGAGGGCGGCGACGAGCAGTCCCGGGCCCAGCAGCCGCAGGACACCCCGCGGTTCGACAAGCAGTGACCGCCGCACGGGAAGCCGTGCCGACGACCGAGGTCCTCGCCGGGACCCAGGAGGCCGACATGATCGTACGGGTCATGGGGGAGGGGCAGGTGGCTCTGGCCGAGAGCCACCTCGCCGAGTTGAACAAACTGGACGAGGAACTCCTCACCGAGATGGAGACCGGTGACGGCCCCGGTTTCCGCCGCACCCTCACCGCCCTGCTCTCCAGGGTCCACGAGCTCGGCGAACCGCTGCCGGACGAGGCGCTGGAACCCTCCGACCTCATCCTGCCCGCCCCGGACGCCACCATCGAGGAGGTCCGGGAACTGCTCAGCGAGGACGGGCTGATCCCGGGCCCGTGAACCGCAGGTCCGTGAACCGCAGGCCCGGGAAACCCGGGCCTGCCGGGTCCTCCCACGGGCGGTCCACGACCGGCCCGCGCACCGGGTGCCGCACCGGACCTCACGGCGGCACCGCGGACGCCGTACGGTGAACGGTCGTGAGCACCCTCCAGCGCGCCCGGTGCCGGCTGCGCGCCCATCCCTTCGCCCTGGACGCCGCCCTGGCCGCGGGCGTACTGGTGTGCATGGTGGCGGGATCCTTCGTGGACCCGCACGGCCCGCACGGCGTCACCTGGGAGCTGCGCACCCCCGACCCGCTCAGCCTGACCCTCATGACCCTCGGCGCCGCCGCGCTGGTCCTCCGGCGCCGGGCACCCCGCACGGTCCTCGCCCTCACCGGCGCCGCCTCCGTGGCCGAGTCCGTCACCGGCGACCCCCGCGCCCCGGTCGCGATGTGCGTGGTCGTCGCGCTCTACACCGTCGCCTCCACCACCGACCGCCCCACCACCTGGCGGGTCGGCCTGCTCACCATGACCGTCCTCACCGGCGCCGCCATGATCGCCGGCCCGCTGCCGTGGTACGCCCAGGAGAACCTGGGGCTCTTCGCCTGGACCGGGATCGGCGCCACCGCCGGGGACGCCGTCCGCAGTCACCGCGCCTTCGTCCAGGCCATCCGGGAACGCGCCGAGCGGGCCGAACGCACCCGTGAGGAGGAGGCCCGCCGCCGGGTCGCCGAGGAGCGCCTGCGCATCGCCCGCGACCTGCACGACGTGGTCGCCCACCACATCGCCCTGGTCAACGTCCAGGCCGGGGTCGCCGCCCACGTCATGGACAAGCGGCCCGACCAGGCCAAGGAGGCCCTCGCCCACGTCCGGGAGGCCAGCC contains these protein-coding regions:
- a CDS encoding sensor histidine kinase, which gives rise to MSTLQRARCRLRAHPFALDAALAAGVLVCMVAGSFVDPHGPHGVTWELRTPDPLSLTLMTLGAAALVLRRRAPRTVLALTGAASVAESVTGDPRAPVAMCVVVALYTVASTTDRPTTWRVGLLTMTVLTGAAMIAGPLPWYAQENLGLFAWTGIGATAGDAVRSHRAFVQAIRERAERAERTREEEARRRVAEERLRIARDLHDVVAHHIALVNVQAGVAAHVMDKRPDQAKEALAHVREASRSALGELRATVGLLRQSDDPEAPTEPTSGLDRLDELAGTFRSAGLRVLVAREDQGPALPAAVDLAAYRVIQEALTNVQKHAGGEAKAEVSVVRVGPRIEITVLDDGTGDDGHGDGGHGDGGQGDGQGDGHGGGHGLLGMRERVTALRGTLTTGPRFGGGFRVHAILPLEPGTSTAQDGP
- a CDS encoding PspA/IM30 family protein, translated to MSGVMKRMGMIFRAKANKALDRAEDPRETLDYSYQKQLELLQKVRRGVADVATSRKRLELQLNQLQSQSGKLEDQGRKALALGREDLAREALSRRAALQQQVTDLETQHATLQGEEEKLTLAAQRLQAKVDAFRTKKETIKATYTAAQAQTRIGEAFSGISEEMGDVGLAIQRAEDKTAQLQARAGAIDELLASGALDDQSGMHKDDIQAELDRLSGGTDVELELQRMKAELAGGPSAGQQAIEGGDEQSRAQQPQDTPRFDKQ
- a CDS encoding DUF3043 domain-containing protein, with translation MGSNPGYPVPLGFVFRSRAKEEKAHADKAAVTDSNQTRHPEAPKGRPTPKRSVAQTQRRSVANTSMTRKEASKRQRDERRAAMERQRQALASGDERYLPARDKGPVRRFARDFVDSRFHIAEYFLPMAVIILVLSMVRVPQLQNIALLLWLLVIVTIVLDSIVTGFRLKKRLAERFPTDNRRGAVAYALMRSLQMRRLRLPKPQVKRGEQP
- the pspAA gene encoding PspA-associated protein PspAA, whose amino-acid sequence is MIVRVMGEGQVALAESHLAELNKLDEELLTEMETGDGPGFRRTLTALLSRVHELGEPLPDEALEPSDLILPAPDATIEEVRELLSEDGLIPGP